The sequence CCTATGGGCTTGTGGGATTCTTTTCTCAACTGGCTCCGGAGGTGAACTTTATGCAACTCTTTGTTTGAAATGGATTTACAGCACATATTTTCTATTGGCTTTTTGCCTTATCGATTGCTTCGATGTTTCGATCAAGATATTGTGCATGAAGTTTTGATTTTTGCTATTGTTTAGATTCTAAAATTCTTCATCTTGCATATTGGTTTATGAGTTTGGTTCCGTTCAGGTAAAGTATGGATTGGCCgtaatatttgtttaaaatgtttttattatgtAACTAAGAAGGAGGGAATTGGTATGAGGTTGTTGTTAATTACATTTTATGCCTACTAGCGTTGAGAGTAATGAGAAACTTAAATGTGACGTATACGGATTTTGTGTTGTTATTTCATTGAAATTTGAATACACTGCCAATCCTGCAAAATCCATGTTTGTAATTCCACTTAGCTGCCTGCCCCAGCTGTGCTAATGGAAATAGATTCACGACCAAATCTGATCACATTTTGTTTATAAATGAGTTAGAAACCCGTGTCCTGGTTTTAGAAATTGAATGCTGAGGCTGTAGCTGTGTATTCTGGCATTGATTCTGAATTGAGGAAACCCTCATAATATTCAGGATTTTGatgaaatggaaaaaaaaacaacGAAATCAATGTATGGAACagattttcaattaattttccTTCAAGGAAATAAGGAGTAATTTTTAATGGTGTTGAATATCATgaaaatgaatgaaataaataaaattaagttCTTTTCATCTTATATCAAAAACTCTTTATGGACTTTACGTCTATGGTTTTCTCGGTTGAGTCCATGATCCACAATTACCCATTGCACGACTATCATTTGGGAAAATTGGCCCCTTAGGTTGTATTTCTGTTTAGGAGTCAATTCAGAACTCAATATTTGTGTCCACGAAGTATTCTACCCAATGTTTGATTcatattctgatttttttttaatcttttatccCCAAAAAATGTCAGCATAAATCTTAGCTATGCCTAGCAATAAAAATAGTTCACAGCAAATCAAGTATGAATTCGGATGATAGAAAATCTGCATCCATGAGCAGATTTTCTATCATCCGAATTCATACTTGCCATGATCAGATTTTTAATGTAAACCAAAAAATATTACATCCATTTGTTTGATAGCAACTTATTTACTGGATTTTTATCGATATAAGTTAGTTTTTTGCCAGGGTCCTTATGTTGCAATAGGTATATGTGTTCCCATATGTTGAAGTTAtcgtcaaaaaaaaaacattgaatGTGAAACAATCATTGTTCCAATTAATGATGTCTTGAGATGCTCTTGAACTAGCATGATTCAACTTTTGTATGAAGAGTTTAGTTGAAAAGTCTTGATAACAAATCGAGGATCACCTGTATCGTACCTTACGgacttattttattaaaatttgtgaGATATTACCATGAGAATATATTTGATATCTACATCTAAAATTACTTTGTTTCCGACTATATTCCTTTTCAGCTTGTTCTTCAAACAGGAAATGGAACTTTCACTTGTAGGTCTCCAAAATGCCGGAAAAACATCACTTGTTAATGCCATTGCTGTAAGCGAAATGTCAAATTTTtgcagatttctttctttctcTCGCTCACATACAAAGCACATTTTATATGCTGAAACACAAACTTCACCTCCATTCCTGTGAAATTTCTCATATTATAATCGTTATCGATAATGTTTTTCTTCAGACAGGAGGCTATAGTGAAGACATGATTCCAACCGTacgtattttgtttttttgttaatGCAAATTGCCCCAACTTCTCGTTTTCAATTGATAACGTTACTCAATCAAAACTATTCTTCTTGTGTTTGAAAACAGGTTGGATTTAATATGCGTAAAGTTACGAAAGGAAATGTGACCATAAAATTGTGGGACTTGGGGGGACAACGGAGATTTCGTTCCATGTGGGAGCGTTACTGCCGTGGTGTCTCAGCTATCCTGTAATTCGCAAGCTTCAAATCCTTAAAGCTAATTTAATTCTGTTGTGAAAAGAATTGTGAGTGTATTCTGTTATATAACTGAAATGGAAGTTGGCTGACTAGTTCAGCggggaaaaggaaaaaaaacgaAGAGAGTTGGTTGACTCTTTTCATGTAGTGTACCTGACGGACTTGGAAAATTCAATAAACTGAAATTAATTTAGTGTGTTGAGGAGGGGCAAAATTGGCCATTTTAGAAATATTACCCGTgaaaattaatgaatattaaTTTGAGGGACTATAATTCTACTCCCTTCCCTGCTGAGTCTGGTAAATGGTTGTTCACTCCCACGTTTGTCTGTCCTAAATAATTATTGTGTTCTTGAGGCAGATACGTGGTTGATGCTGCAGATCGAGACAGCATCCCTATCACTCGGAGTGAATTAGACGAGCTCTTGAAGAAACCTTCATTAGGGGGGATTCCTTTGCTTGTCCTTGGAAACAAAATTGACAAGTCTGAAGCTCTATCAAAGCAAGCACTCGTTGATCAGTTGTAAGTGTTACTCCCATAAACTCGAATTTTCCAAATGTCTATTCGATATTCATTCTCGTTGGTTATGTTTACAGGGGTCTGAGTTCGATTTCAGATAGGGAAGTTTGCTGCTACATGATCTCTTGCAAGGAGTCGGTGAACATAGACGTCGTGATCGATTGGCTCATAAAACACTCAAGAACAGCAAAATGATTGATGGgattttaatattgaaaatgatgatgtggTAAGTAAATCTGTGGTAATGGGTTGTGCTGGCTTCCATTTTATTTGCTGCTCTCCCAGCCTAGCTATCTTTTTTCTGTGTAATAAGTTGTTTGACAGTTTGTCGTTAGATTCATATCCACTCCTCCATGATTTCGCACGCAGTTGAAATTTTATCAGTTGAGAAAATTACGCTCTCTATTATAGAAAAccatatttgatatatatatagaaaaaataGAATAATGCGCAAGGCGCTCTCTAATCTTTATGATGGTTCGTGCATTTATGAATTTGGACTAGCTAGTGTTAGAATTCATTGAAGGCGTTTAATAAATTCAAGTTAGTAAATTAACTATTAATTgtttgattttattgttttcGAACAAACATCAGCCTATTAAGAAAATCCAAGAAtccttttaattatttttatggcttgagaaataaataaataaaaaattaacgtGGAAAATAAACTTTGAACTATTTGAGAACCCGTTGAATATGTAATTGAAAAATACGACAATGCTCGATGGAGATGACACATATGTCACGTTTTGTatgatctttttttatttataaccgaaatGTATGTCTGATTCTACCCACGGATAATCAGAGATTACTTGGTGATGTTTCGTTCGATATTGTGTGTGGCGTCATAATTAGACTCGAAACCCGCACCGATCTCCTCGATATAAATGGGATGTAAGTAGAATCGATATTTTCAAttactatttaaaaatttaattcgaAATAGATTATATCACTTTGaggtttgatttaaaaaaataatttgaaatgaaaagcaTCCTCAATCTATTTTCGAATTCATCATTTGTTactatttatataaatttaaaaagtggTATTGCTGGATTTGAATTTCACGTAATTCTTTGATCGTTAAAATTAAACTAATAAATGACAAAAGTTttgatgttttaaaaattatttatttattctttatgaacaaaataatataaattttttttttaaaatatcttattttatttttcaaaattattggaGTACTTGTTTAACAAGTTGTAGGAATGAATTCCCTCCCACATCCGGTCCAATCTAATTAAGCTGCCAACTTGATCGGGTTATTTTACCCGTGATTTTCGTACGACCAATTCGGCCCGCTAGGCATCCAAGTCGGTTTGTTGAGTCGAAAGGAGAACGATTCCGCTGGTGATTTTCGggagttttaaaatttgaaggCACGAAGAAATGTATTATCGGCATGCGGTGGCTAAATTATGTGGTAGGATCCGGTCTTCTCATTCATTACCGGCAAAACCCTTTAATTATCTGCAAAATACAGGTAACTTCTTACCAAGAAAATAGATTTATGGCTGTATTAGCAAAACTCGAATTCAGCTAGCAAAATTATTCTggatttttgtaaataaattagTTGGGAGTTAAGTGGCATGTAGTACATATGAATATGACTGGAGCCATTTATTATTCATTCGGTAAAAATACATATCACTGTTATCTATTCGTTCTTCTTTGACTGCCTATGTATGACACACACATTATATTGGATTGAATGGTTGCTTTGTTATCCAATACGGCAATGTATGACACCAATATCCACCCTGCACGGCTTTAATCTAATCCTGACATATACACCATAGTTTCCATCATACTATCCGCTAACTTGGCATTACTTTTAGCATTCCTCTATTTGGTAAAGAAGTTTCTGGACAATACCAGCATCATTCTCTGTCAGACTGTGAGTTATTTGCTGTTTGATGCTATTtcttttttaactttaaatGAGTATTTGAAGTCTGGAGCACCAAAGCAATTTTGATAAGCTACTTTcctttttcagaaaataaaattgatgtTGAACTAAACTAATAACAAATGCTCCTAGCTTTTTCGTTTATGA comes from Primulina huaijiensis isolate GDHJ02 chromosome 17, ASM1229523v2, whole genome shotgun sequence and encodes:
- the LOC140963405 gene encoding ADP-ribosylation factor-like protein 8c isoform X1 — protein: MGLWDSFLNWLRSLFFKQEMELSLVGLQNAGKTSLVNAIATGGYSEDMIPTVGFNMRKVTKGNVTIKLWDLGGQRRFRSMWERYCRGVSAILYVVDAADRDSIPITRSELDELLKKPSLGGIPLLVLGNKIDKSEALSKQALVDQLGLSSISDREVCCYMISCKESVNIDVVIDWLIKHSRTAK
- the LOC140963405 gene encoding ADP-ribosylation factor-like protein 8c isoform X2 codes for the protein MELSLVGLQNAGKTSLVNAIATGGYSEDMIPTVGFNMRKVTKGNVTIKLWDLGGQRRFRSMWERYCRGVSAILYVVDAADRDSIPITRSELDELLKKPSLGGIPLLVLGNKIDKSEALSKQALVDQLGLSSISDREVCCYMISCKESVNIDVVIDWLIKHSRTAK
- the LOC140963405 gene encoding ADP-ribosylation factor-like protein 8c isoform X3, encoding MIPTVGFNMRKVTKGNVTIKLWDLGGQRRFRSMWERYCRGVSAILYVVDAADRDSIPITRSELDELLKKPSLGGIPLLVLGNKIDKSEALSKQALVDQLGLSSISDREVCCYMISCKESVNIDVVIDWLIKHSRTAK